The sequence GGGTGAAAGTTACAGGACTGGCAGATGTTAAAGCCATTGCTTCCGGTACCACACATTCTGTTGCTCTTCAAAAGGACGGTGACGTTTTTACCTGGGGCTCGAACTTTAGTGGTGAATTAGGAAACGGAACCCTTAAAGAAAGCTTTCTTCCTGTCCAAGTAACCGGCTTGTCAGACGTAAAAGCTGTTTCTGCCGGTACTTTATTTACTGTGGCATTAAAAAATGACGGAACCGTCTGGGCCTGGGGAGATAACAGCAGCGGAGAGCTTGGCAATAGTACCGGCAAATCGTCAATAACACCCGTACAAATTCCCGGTCTGGTGAATATTAGCGCTGTATCTGCCCAAGGAACTCATACTCTTGCCCTCACTGATGACGGAACCGTTTGGAAATGGGGAGGCACTATTTCTTCTCCTGAAAAACTTGAGAGTCTCTCAAACATTGTTGCAGTATCCGCAGGCTATGATCATTTCACTGCCCTTAAAGCTGACGGGACCGTCTGGGCTTGGGGAGAAAACGGTTGCGGTCAACTAGGGGATGGAACGATAACTTCTCGTACCAGTCCGATTCAAGTTGCAGGGCTGACTGAGGTCAAAGCGATTTCTGCTGGTGTTCGTAACACAATCGCCTTACGCCAAGACGGTACGGTTTGGGTTTGGGGGATCGATTTTACTAAACCCATGGATCAACCGACAGATCTAGGTTATCATCTTAATTTAAGCCCTGTAACCGTTCCCAACCTAACCAATGTCCAAGGGATTGCCGCCGGTCCAAGCAGTTATCTCATCATAACCGCTGAAGGCTCAATGCTAACCTGGGGTTTTAACCAGGGGATTTTGGGAGATGGCACAGCCGATAACCGCACAACTCCCGGTCCTGTAGTGGACTCCCTTCTTCCTGACAATATGCGGCTTGCCGGTTATGACTTAATTGATACTTCTATAGCTATTTCTCAAAAAACCTTTCCTGTTAATCACAGCGCTGATGCCGTACTGTTAGCCACCGGTTATAATTTTCCGGATGCTTTAGCCGGAGCAAGCCTAGGGGTGGTGGAAAATGCTCCGCTCTTACTGGTCAATCCTTATACTGATAATCAGAAAACAATCGCCGAGATAAGACGAGTTCTAAAACCCGGGAGCACAATCTATATCCTTGGTGGAACAGCAGTGGTATCTTCGACTCTTGAAGCCAGGCTAAACGATAATTCTTATCATCCCTATAATATTAAGCGTCTGGCAGGTGTTACCCACTACGGGACAGCTGCAGAGGTTGCTAAACAAGTCAAGCCTTCCGGAGGCGGGGAAGTCATCATCGCCACCGGCGAAAATTTTCCGGATGCTCTGTCAATCTCCCCTTATGCTTCTGCACACGGTATTCCAATGGTTCTTGTTGAGAAAAACACCCTCCCCGCTGAAAGTCTATCCTATCTTAAAGACGTCGAGCCGACGGATGTCACCATTGTTGGCGGCGTAGGTGCGGTGAGTGCTGCGGTGGAGGCACAAATTCAAGACCTTTTCCCAGAGGCAAATATCCGCCGTTTTGGAGGTTATGACCAGTATGAAACCTCGGCATTGATTGCCAAGGCACTGTTCGGTGACTCTAGTCCTAATCTTTTTGTGGCAACCGGAACAAATTTTCCGGATGCCCTCTCCGGCTCAGTTATTGCCGGTTCGACACAATCCCCTATCGTTTTAGTAAAACCCAACGAGATTCCTGAGAAAGTAAGCTTGATCTACCTCAACTCCCTTTCAAACAAGACCGTCGTTGTCCTAGGCGGTACAAGCGTCGTTTCTGAGTCTGTCTTCAATACGCTTAAATCCAGGCGCGCCCTCGATCCCGGTAATATACAGAGCAACCTTCATAACTCCGGACTAGCTGCTGCAAGTAATGGATGGATATATTATGGCAGCGGTCAAAATAATTCTCTATTATATAAAATGAAACCCGATGGATCAGCAGCGACTAAAGTTCTGGACGATAGTGCGGAACATCTGAGTGCCATAGGCGATTCCATTTACTTCTCAAATGTTGTTGGATCATATCAAAAGATCCTAAATGAGGATTCCCCTAAACCTTCTCTTGTTTCGTCTGCAGCTATGCCTTATGTCTTCGAGGATGCTAAACAAGTATACTATGCCAATGACGGGGGCCTCTACATTGACGGCGATGGTTTTGTGGCTTCAAAGCAAATTTTAAATAATTCCAGAAACGTCTTTATAAACTCCGGTTATATCTATTATCAGAAGGCATCAGCAATGGGTCCTAATCCAATTTACAGAGCAACTATGGATGGGACAGAGGAAACCTTGATTGTTGATGATGATGTAAAATCCTTTAGCATCAGTGACAATAAGCTTTTCTATATCAGTTATAACAATGGAAAAATATACACCACGAATATCGACGGTACGGGAAAAAGGGAAGTTACCAGTGATGCTGCCGGAGCTTTAAATGTGCACAATAGCTGGATCTATTACAGCAATAAAGCAGATGGATACAAACTTTACAAAGTTAAACTTGATGGTACCAGCCGGACAAAACTCACGGATAAGGATGAAGTATCGGCTATAACTATTGTAGGTGATTGGGTCTTTTTCACAAGAGGATTATCTGTCATGTCGATGGATCCATCGGTATATATGATGAAACAAGATGGGTCTAAGCTTCAAAAGATATAGTAGGTATGGGTGTCTGCCATTTAATAGCCACTTAAACTTTTCAAGCCACCGTCTATGAACGGTGGCTTGTTGTTTAAAAACAGGTGCTTGTTTACACGGTAGAAATTAATAAAAAATAAGAATGCCGCCCAAAAGTTTCTTTGCGGTCTTGGGGAAGGCGCGTTCCCCTCCAAAAAGACCGCGACCCTCGAAGCCATGGAAGAAGAGCGGCGGCTTGCCTTTGTCGCTTCGGGATGTATAAGCCCTAACACTCAAAACCAACGCCTTTCGGCACTTAAGTCATTCATGCGCTATGCCATTTTGGAATATCCGGCCTTTCTCCAAGATGATCAACGGATACTTAATTGGAAAATAGTCAAAAGAATCCTTTCTCCATCATAGAGGAAGGATTCTTCCTGTTAATTAAGAAGACGAAGTTTCGGAAACAATTGTTATTTGGTTGAAATTCAAAGTTTTTGATAACCCAATTTATTATTTATAACATTAAGAAAAAGGGGTTCAAGAATCTTTGTTGAATATTTTGAATATTAAGTTAGTACATCTTGTGATATTACTTCTATCCCTGCTTCATTAAAAAAGGAGGTTCATTATGAAAACAGCAACTGAATACCTTGAGAGTATGAAGGCTTATAACCCAAGGATCTTTCTCGGCGGTAAGCAGGTCAACCTTCATGAAAATTCCACTACCTTGACCGTTCTTCGTGCTAACGCCAGGGTTTACGAACTGGCTGAAGATCCGAAATACGCTGACATTATGACTGCCGTTTCAGCATATTCAGGTGAAAAGGTAAGCCGAAACCTGCACATTTCCTCCAGCACCGCCGATTTAGAAAAAAGGTCAGAAATGGCCACCCTAACCAGCCAAATGCTGGGAACTTGTAATTATCGCTGCGTTGGGGCGGATGTATTGAACGCCTTAGCCGGTATCACTTGGGAAATGGACAAGGAGTTAGGCACAAATTATCACAGTCGCCTGCTCGATCATGTTAAATACCTCCAGGAAAACGACCTGGCAGTAAGCGGAGGGGTTACCGACGCTAAAGGTGACCGAACTAAACGGCCTGTGGAACAGGAGGATCCCGACGTCTACGTTCACGTCGTGGAAAAAAGAGAAGACGGCATCGTGGTACGGGGAGCAAAGGTTAGCCAGAGTGGAGCTATCGGCTCTCACGAGACCTTAGTAATCCCCACTATGGGCATGCGGCAAGGAGAAGAGGACTTCGCCGTTGCCTTTGCCGTACCCAACGGAACCGAAGGATTAACGTACATTTGTCAGTACACTCCCTTCACCGCTGAAAGAGAACTTTCCCCTGACGTGAAATATCTGGGCAATCCCCTTTACGGGCAAAGGGAGACTTGCATCATGGTATTCGACAACGTATTTATACCTTGGGAACATGTTTTCATGTGCGGTGAAACAAAGTATTCCGGACGATTAGTCGCTCGGTTTGCCAAGACACATCGCATGAACTGCGGCGGTGCCTGTAAAGTAGGTTTTGCGGACCTGATCATCGGTGCCACCCAACTTGCCGCAGAGTACTCCGGGGTTCAAAAAGCACCTCATATTGTGGAAAAGATGACCGACATGATTCGAATCAATGAAACCGCTCGGGCCTGTACTATCGCCGCAGCGCTGAAAGGACATGAGGAACCCGCCGGCTCCGGCTTTTTTCAGCCGGATGACATCTTTGGCAACGCAGCCAAACTTACCATTGCCGACGGTTTTTGGGATATCTTGAAATGGGCCGGAGACATTGGCGGCGGGATGGCAGTAACCATGCCTTCCGAGCTGGAATTGGAAAATCCGGAAACAGCCCATTATGTCCGCAAGTTCATGAAAGCCTCAGCGCCGGCGGAACAACGCCTCCGAATCGCCAAGTTTATTCAAAACTGGTGTGCCGGCCTGCATGGTGCAGGTACTTGGCATGGCGCCGGTTCCCCCATGGCGCAAAAAATGGCCTTATATGCCCTTACTAACTTCGAAGAGAAAAAGAACCTTGCCAGAAGTCTAGCAGGTTTAAAAGAAGAATAAAGGCAAAATAAGAGCTCCCCATGTCTAATTTGGTCCTCATTGGAAACTAAGGAATTATCATTTGTATGGACTACTCATAATCGTAGTGAACTCGTTCAGCTCCCTTTGATTAGCCCGAATCAGAGGTTAAAAGAAATAACCGCAGTCCTTGTAAACTGTACCCTGTAGAGTAGACGCTTAAAAGAGACTACTCTACAGGGTCTTTTTGTGTACAATTAAGTTAGGAGGTACGAAACATAATGTCACCTTACACAAGAACATCAAGATCTTGAATAATGCTGGCACAATAGTCCTTAAGTTTCGGAATATCATCTGTAATCGTTTCCCACAAGCTTTCATCGTCAATTTTACCATAGTTATTAGCAACTACATTACGTAAGGCCTTGATTTGTGTCCAGGGAATTCCAGTATAGGTATTCTTAAAATCATCAGAAAGATGAGTGGTCAGTTCTCCAATTTGTAACACACAAAGAGCCGTTTAGTATATTAGAACAGTTAAATTCTTAAGGTATATGCAAATGAATAAGGTATATCTTCATTTTCTGGTGTTTCGAGCCAAGCCTTTTCTTTATGTGAGAAGTCAGTGATTTGACCAGATCCAAAATCATTAAAGAAGTTATTTACGTGCTTTATAATTTGGATTTCAATACCATCAAATATTTTTTTATCAAATTCTTTTTGTGCTTCAATAATTATTCTCGTATAACCATTGGAGCTTTCTTCTTCAGTAATTCTTATAGCATTGATACTTTGCATTGTTCCAAGTAATAAATCATGTGATTTTGGAACGGGTCCATATGGTAATCTCACATATGAAATTCCACTTATTGATTTTCCCTCATTTTTAAACATTAAAAAGTCAGCATACCATAATAACTTCATTAATTTTGTTTTTAAAACATATTTATTCGAAAAGAAAATAATCAGATTCAATAATTTAATCGGATTAAATTTTGTATTCCCATTAAAAATAGTCTGTTCTTTCGAAAAGTAGATACTTCTTAATAAATCAAATATTATATTTTGCTCATTATTGGATATCAGATATTCTTTAATATTTTTTTCGATCTCTTCTTGCTCTTGAAAAGTTAAATTCTCCTTGTTTTCTTGATAAAAGTTAATTATAGAAGCAGGATTACTTTTTAATATTTTATAGATAGAAATGTGTGAAGAGTCAGGAAGTGATACTCCTGATTCATATCTTTTTACCGTTGAACTTCCCCAATTAAGTATTTTCGAAAAAAGTATCTGGTTTAATCCGTAATTATTTCGTACTCTTTTAAAATCATATAACCCCATACCATGTTTTATCTCATAATATTTTACACTTAAATTTTTAAGAGTATCATTTGCACAATCTTCATCATATACTTCATTCCCACAGTTTTTACACACAAAAAATTTCTCATTAACTTTAATTGATTCATCTTTAAAATCAATAATTGAATCTTTTTCTTTTAATTCTGTTTCATAATAATCATTGCATTCATCACAGAATTTTTTCTTTAGTTCGTTCATTTGAACTTCCTCCGTAATAATTTATAATTTTATATTTATTTATATCGGGGTCCACATAGAGCATTATTTTGCTCTATGTGGTTCATCCTCGTGAAATGAAATGCAAACGCACCCCCGTCTAAAATCATCCTTGAGCTTGATGTAGGCAACTTTGGTATTAACTTTAGACTTAAATTCCCATACAACAGGGTCTTCTGATGGCGGTTTTGAAGTAACATCAATCAATGGTCCATCTACATAATTGCTTTCATTTAATTGCATTATGTAATCCCAAGCTTCATCAATGCTCTCAATACCTAACCGTGCAAGATGTTCAATATACCTTGTGCCATCTGGATAAGTCCGGGGTAAAAAATGACGTTTTCCCTGTACTATCAAGCTTCGCATTTTTGAAAGAAATAATTTTGAAAACTCAGCATTCATACTCATTAACCGCCCCCTCTCTTTAAATGTAGTACCAATTGATACTACATTTATATTATATGCAAAAATTGCAAAAGTATCAATTGGTACCGCAATTTTTGCAAAAAAAATATTTAAATATTTTTTATAACAATAAGCTGTCGACTAATTACGTAATTGTCAAAAACTCTGCACATACCCATAAACGTTAGGAATTGAGATAATCACCTCAAGACTATTTGAGGAGGAATTATCCATGACTCACGAAGAACAGTCCATCTTTAGACGCCAGCAGGTAAACGATTATCGTGCTTCTGGCCAGAGCGCTGCCGTATGGTGCTCAGAAAACAACCTAAGTATCAATACACTCCGGTCCTGGCTTACAAAATGTAACCGCGAAGACAAAGCTGCCTCTCATCAGGATAGCTTTATCGAATTGAAGCAGACATCCTGAGTTAGAAGTTGTCATGAACCTCCGAGATATTCTTCAAAATACCTCAACGCCAACAACAAGGGTCTGTTCCTTTTCTAAGAACAGACCCTTAATCATGTCGATTTCTTTGGTAATAATGTCAGGATTGATCCTTACTGCAACATTGGATCTCTTAGGGCTATAGCCGCCTAACAAATTTTCATCCAGATAGTCTTCATTTCTGTATACTGCCGGCTGGCCCACAAAGACTTATCTCTGCCGATAAATCCAGATTGTTTAAACCCGCCGAAGGGGGTTCCCATATCTCCTTCAGAAAAGCAGTTAACGGAGATGGTGCCTGCTTGGATTCCTCTGGATAGTCTATGAACTTCATTAACATCCTTTGACCAGATTGAAGCGTGCAGACCATATTCCGTATCATTAGCCATCTCAATGGCTTCTTCTTCGTTACTGAAAGTCATCACTGCTAATACAGGACCGAAGACCTCTTCTTTAGCAATGGTCATGCCTGCAGTGACATTGTCAAAAATAGTGGGTTCGATAAAGTATCCTCCCGTTTCCTGCAAAATTTGGCGTCCTCCATAGACCAGATCCGCACCTTCAGCTTTGGAGGTTTCAATATACTCCAGAACCTTTTCCATATGAGATTTTTCAATCATAGAACCTAAACGAAATTGTGGGTCCAAGGGGTCCCCCACAGTCCAAGCCTTCGTTTTCTCGATAACAGCCTTTAGTAACTCATCCTTAATGTCTTTATGCACAATCAGTCTGGAGTTGGCGCTGCAGTTTTCACCCATATTCCAAAAAGCAGCCTGGGCAATTTCCTCAGCGGCAGCCTCCAGATCAGTAATATTAGGCATGACAATACAAGGGTTTTTGCCGCCTAACTCCAGAAGCACCCGCTTTAGATTTGATTTTCCTGAGTACTCCAGCAAGGTGCGGCCAACCGCTGTCGAGCCGGTGAAGGTTATCAGGTTAACATCCGGATGGAGAGCGATAGCTTCCCCTACCAAAGCCCCGGAACCGGTCACCACGTTCAAAACTCCTGCAGGTATCCCTGCTTCCTGGGCCAATTCAGCAATTCTCAGCATAGTCATCGTGGTCAGCTTTGAGGGTTTCACTACCACACTGTTGCCGGCAGCCAGAATCGGTCCCAGTTTCCAGGCAGCCATCAGCATAGGGAAATTCCAGGGCAGTACTGCTCCCACCACACCAATGGGCTCTCTTACAATCATACTCACAATATCCGGAGGGGATGCTGTTACCTGATCCTCAAGCTTATCTGCAGCCTCCCCATGCCAGGCAAAACACTCCGCAGTTTCATAGACATCGCTGGGAGCAATATCAGAAATAGGCCTGCCGCTGTCCAGGGATTCCAAGACTGCCAGTTCGTCTTTGTGTTCCAGAATCAGTTCACTCAGTGTTTGCAGTACCTTTTTCCGCTGGA comes from Desulfosporosinus meridiei DSM 13257 and encodes:
- a CDS encoding cell wall-binding repeat-containing protein, translating into MIKNKGFFALMIIVFMLSSLFAEQPVYGVTNNFIAASGGSQSMLALNSDGTVWGWGINQNGQIGDGTTNTKPYRVKVTGLADVKAIASGTTHSVALQKDGDVFTWGSNFSGELGNGTLKESFLPVQVTGLSDVKAVSAGTLFTVALKNDGTVWAWGDNSSGELGNSTGKSSITPVQIPGLVNISAVSAQGTHTLALTDDGTVWKWGGTISSPEKLESLSNIVAVSAGYDHFTALKADGTVWAWGENGCGQLGDGTITSRTSPIQVAGLTEVKAISAGVRNTIALRQDGTVWVWGIDFTKPMDQPTDLGYHLNLSPVTVPNLTNVQGIAAGPSSYLIITAEGSMLTWGFNQGILGDGTADNRTTPGPVVDSLLPDNMRLAGYDLIDTSIAISQKTFPVNHSADAVLLATGYNFPDALAGASLGVVENAPLLLVNPYTDNQKTIAEIRRVLKPGSTIYILGGTAVVSSTLEARLNDNSYHPYNIKRLAGVTHYGTAAEVAKQVKPSGGGEVIIATGENFPDALSISPYASAHGIPMVLVEKNTLPAESLSYLKDVEPTDVTIVGGVGAVSAAVEAQIQDLFPEANIRRFGGYDQYETSALIAKALFGDSSPNLFVATGTNFPDALSGSVIAGSTQSPIVLVKPNEIPEKVSLIYLNSLSNKTVVVLGGTSVVSESVFNTLKSRRALDPGNIQSNLHNSGLAAASNGWIYYGSGQNNSLLYKMKPDGSAATKVLDDSAEHLSAIGDSIYFSNVVGSYQKILNEDSPKPSLVSSAAMPYVFEDAKQVYYANDGGLYIDGDGFVASKQILNNSRNVFINSGYIYYQKASAMGPNPIYRATMDGTEETLIVDDDVKSFSISDNKLFYISYNNGKIYTTNIDGTGKREVTSDAAGALNVHNSWIYYSNKADGYKLYKVKLDGTSRTKLTDKDEVSAITIVGDWVFFTRGLSVMSMDPSVYMMKQDGSKLQKI
- a CDS encoding 4-hydroxyphenylacetate 3-hydroxylase N-terminal domain-containing protein, whose translation is MKTATEYLESMKAYNPRIFLGGKQVNLHENSTTLTVLRANARVYELAEDPKYADIMTAVSAYSGEKVSRNLHISSSTADLEKRSEMATLTSQMLGTCNYRCVGADVLNALAGITWEMDKELGTNYHSRLLDHVKYLQENDLAVSGGVTDAKGDRTKRPVEQEDPDVYVHVVEKREDGIVVRGAKVSQSGAIGSHETLVIPTMGMRQGEEDFAVAFAVPNGTEGLTYICQYTPFTAERELSPDVKYLGNPLYGQRETCIMVFDNVFIPWEHVFMCGETKYSGRLVARFAKTHRMNCGGACKVGFADLIIGATQLAAEYSGVQKAPHIVEKMTDMIRINETARACTIAAALKGHEEPAGSGFFQPDDIFGNAAKLTIADGFWDILKWAGDIGGGMAVTMPSELELENPETAHYVRKFMKASAPAEQRLRIAKFIQNWCAGLHGAGTWHGAGSPMAQKMALYALTNFEEKKNLARSLAGLKEE
- a CDS encoding HepT-like ribonuclease domain-containing protein; this encodes MLQIGELTTHLSDDFKNTYTGIPWTQIKALRNVVANNYGKIDDESLWETITDDIPKLKDYCASIIQDLDVLV
- a CDS encoding type II TA system antitoxin MqsA family protein produces the protein MNELKKKFCDECNDYYETELKEKDSIIDFKDESIKVNEKFFVCKNCGNEVYDEDCANDTLKNLSVKYYEIKHGMGLYDFKRVRNNYGLNQILFSKILNWGSSTVKRYESGVSLPDSSHISIYKILKSNPASIINFYQENKENLTFQEQEEIEKNIKEYLISNNEQNIIFDLLRSIYFSKEQTIFNGNTKFNPIKLLNLIIFFSNKYVLKTKLMKLLWYADFLMFKNEGKSISGISYVRLPYGPVPKSHDLLLGTMQSINAIRITEEESSNGYTRIIIEAQKEFDKKIFDGIEIQIIKHVNNFFNDFGSGQITDFSHKEKAWLETPENEDIPYSFAYTLRI
- the tnpA gene encoding IS66 family insertion sequence element accessory protein TnpA, coding for MTHEEQSIFRRQQVNDYRASGQSAAVWCSENNLSINTLRSWLTKCNREDKAASHQDSFIELKQTS
- a CDS encoding aldehyde dehydrogenase — its product is MELLSKEEYQKIAQGIQYPTKAFIDGEKVESVSGKIFSTENPATGEKLTEITACNEEDVDLAVRAARRAFNDKSWSGLAPVQRKKVLQTLSELILEHKDELAVLESLDSGRPISDIAPSDVYETAECFAWHGEAADKLEDQVTASPPDIVSMIVREPIGVVGAVLPWNFPMLMAAWKLGPILAAGNSVVVKPSKLTTMTMLRIAELAQEAGIPAGVLNVVTGSGALVGEAIALHPDVNLITFTGSTAVGRTLLEYSGKSNLKRVLLELGGKNPCIVMPNITDLEAAAEEIAQAAFWNMGENCSANSRLIVHKDIKDELLKAVIEKTKAWTVGDPLDPQFRLGSMIEKSHMEKVLEYIETSKAEGADLVYGGRQILQETGGYFIEPTIFDNVTAGMTIAKEEVFGPVLAVMTFSNEEEAIEMANDTEYGLHASIWSKDVNEVHRLSRGIQAGTISVNCFSEGDMGTPFGGFKQSGFIGRDKSLWASRQYTEMKTIWMKIC